A genomic region of Streptomyces sp. NBC_00247 contains the following coding sequences:
- a CDS encoding ABC transporter permease: MKKFDRDRLLLGVAGPALALVVAFLLTAVVLLLSGNSPFEPFRLMFDNAQYVDVQVLIVNQTGTYYLAALAVAVGFRMNLFNIGVDGQYRLAAMIAAVVGASVTLPGPLHILLILVTAMAVGAFWSGIAGLLKTLRGVSEVVSTIMLNAIATSLIAWLILTDNFGVQPAGSNDLNTGEIASSGWFPGLDAGDGGTIYGFTFVAFALGVVYWFTLGRTRFGFDLRATGASESAARASGVDAKRMVLTAMLISGAVAGLVGMPILLGQSHTYNLSFPAGVGFMGITVALLGRNNPVGMFFAALLMSFLEKTSASLDQYGYPQEIAMIMQGLIVISVVVSYELVRQYGLRRQQQKVGEELAAQARENREGAAA; the protein is encoded by the coding sequence ATGAAGAAGTTCGACAGGGACCGGCTGCTCCTGGGCGTCGCCGGCCCGGCGCTCGCCCTGGTGGTGGCGTTCCTGCTCACCGCGGTGGTGCTGCTGCTCTCCGGCAACAGCCCCTTCGAGCCGTTCCGGCTGATGTTCGACAACGCCCAGTACGTCGACGTACAGGTGCTGATCGTCAACCAGACGGGCACGTACTACCTCGCCGCGCTCGCCGTCGCGGTCGGGTTCCGGATGAACCTGTTCAACATCGGCGTCGACGGCCAGTACCGGCTCGCGGCGATGATCGCGGCCGTGGTCGGCGCCTCCGTGACGCTGCCGGGTCCGCTGCACATCCTGCTGATCCTGGTCACCGCGATGGCGGTCGGCGCGTTCTGGTCCGGCATCGCCGGTCTCCTCAAGACCCTCCGGGGCGTCAGCGAGGTCGTCTCGACGATCATGCTCAACGCCATCGCGACGAGCCTGATCGCCTGGCTGATCCTGACGGACAACTTCGGTGTCCAGCCGGCCGGTTCCAACGACCTCAACACCGGCGAGATCGCCTCCTCCGGCTGGTTCCCCGGCCTGGACGCCGGTGACGGCGGCACGATCTACGGCTTCACCTTCGTCGCCTTCGCCCTCGGCGTCGTCTACTGGTTCACCCTGGGCCGCACCCGTTTCGGCTTCGACCTGCGCGCCACCGGCGCCAGCGAGAGCGCCGCCCGGGCCAGTGGCGTCGACGCCAAGCGCATGGTGCTGACGGCGATGCTGATCTCCGGCGCGGTCGCCGGTCTGGTCGGCATGCCGATCCTGCTCGGCCAGAGCCACACGTACAACCTCAGCTTCCCCGCCGGGGTCGGCTTCATGGGCATCACCGTCGCCCTGCTCGGCCGCAACAACCCGGTCGGCATGTTCTTCGCGGCCCTGCTGATGTCCTTCCTGGAGAAGACCTCCGCCTCCCTGGACCAGTACGGGTACCCGCAGGAGATCGCCATGATCATGCAGGGGCTGATCGTGATCTCCGTCGTCGTCTCCTACGAACTTGTCCGCCAGTACGGGCTCCGCCGACAGCAGCAGAAGGTCGGCGAGGAACTCGCCGCCCAGGCCCGCGAGAACCGTGAGGGAGCAGCGGCATGA